From Cucumis melo cultivar AY chromosome 3, USDA_Cmelo_AY_1.0, whole genome shotgun sequence:
GAATCCACTGGACAATTTATTTACACGTAAATTTATTTTGCAGGACAATATTGATGTTTGGAAGCTTATTATTGGAAAGCATAACCTGACTACGCCAATTTCTTCATATTCTCGACCTGAAATTTTGGCTAAATCACAATCCTACTTTTTCACTCATTCTGTGAAAGCAATATCAGTTACCTCAACATCTAAGGGTATAACATCAAAGCAGCTACTGATTGGTACAATAAACGATCAGGTTGACGTCTGAATACTTGATTGCTTAATTTTTGATCCCCATTTAGATTACTGTATCTTTTGGAGATGTATTTTCTGGTTGTGTTAAATGTGAGTTGTTGCAGATTTTGGCTCTTGACAAACGATACTTGGATCCTCGACGATCTATCAATCCCTCACAAGCTGAGAGAGAAGAAGGCGTTATACCTCTTACTGATTCCTTGCCTATCATTCCTCAGGTATTTGTCTTATTTTGCCCCCTATAAGAATTTGCTTCTTGCGGGTTTTCCCCATATTGAACCAACATCACAAATCAATTGTAGAtctaattttgttatattgtttTTTGGCAATAGTGTTTGTGTCGAAATCATGGGAAAGCCAAATGCTTACCAATTCAATTACTGAAAGCGTTAAGATAATGCTAAATTCACAAACTACTGTTAGAATTAGTTAATGGCATTATGATATTAGACTATATTTACCAATCCGTTATGACAATTTATACTATTGTAATGTCATTCTATTGATTGCTCAATAATGATGGTCTCAATCACAAACTTAATTGGATTGCTTTATCATGTTTACTTAGAATTACGAATTTGCAACATCTATTGTTACTGTTACCGTTATCGTTTAACTCTAACAGTAACGATAATGATAAGGGTAACGATAAATGTGACAGATTCCAAATCTTTATATTGTTACAGTAACGATAATGATAAGAGTAACGATAATGATAAGAGTAACGATAAAGGTGGTGGGTCCCACATAATaatcaaatataatttgattGATAACCCTCTCCTCCACAATCGTATTACATTTTTTTATGGCGGTTTTCAAAGTGGAGGCCCACATTTCATCACGATTATATAATGCTGTTAAACAGCAAGCATAAATAAATGGGGACCGGATTACATTTGCAAGGAAGCAAACATGGTCTTAGCGTTTTACCTAGAAAGTAGAAATCCTTGAGTTAACAAAGTAGTTGGATGCTGGAAACGCCAATGTGGTATAGTCATGATATTTTGGAGAAAATCTACTTTTGGGCTGCAGGGCTTTGTTAGGGTAATTCCTCTCTTCTTTAAGCTGACACCATCATTTTTGAACTGGGTTGTTTTTGTGCAGACCTATGTGACGCACGCGCTTCAAGTTGAAGGTCTCCGAGGCATCATGACCATTCCAGCCAAATTGGAGTCGACAACCCTCGCATTTGCATATGGAGTTGATCTCTTCTTTACCAGGATTACACCCTCGAGGACATATGATTCGCTAACCGAAGATTTCAGCTACGCACTGCTTCTCATTACCATTGTTGCTCTAGTGATAGCCATCTTTGCTACATGGGTTTTATCTGAGAGGAAAGAGCTACAAGATAAATGGAAGTGATCTACAGTTCTGTTTACTTCAAGCTCTAACATATTCCTGGATTTTATCCCTTGGTctcgagggacggaggaggctaggttaacAGAGAGATGGTCGTCAACCCTCCCTTCTCTCTTTCTCGATCTCAAAGAAACTAATTTTCATTCAGGATAGTTTACAAATCCACCATGTACTTCTTATTTTAGGCACCCCAAGCTTTAGTCATCCTTCCCAAAGTTCGTCACCGTCACTATTTTTGCTTAGATTTATGTCAATTAATTGTTCGGCTTATAGATGAACAGTGTTTTGCTAGATTCTTTACCTTCCAATCTTAAGTTTGTTTTTGTAATGACACATATATTGACTGACCGTTTCAGGTGATAAAAGTTCAATTTTTGAATTTATCCCCATCCATATAAGcctttacttttacttttttgtttcataatactttcaattaaatttattaataaccGACACCTTGgctcatttgaatattttattAGAATAATTATAATGCAGCAAAGTTTATAGACAAAAAAAACTTCTAAGGCGTATTTCCAAGTGACaagtaatacaccaatttggccactattcgtaattCAAATGGTTTCTTCCACTTCTGAATTCCaaataattcaaaataataagaTTCAAGGTCATTttttcaatttgctctccatttctaagttcatAGTCTTCGCAGCTTCATCTATGTTAACTACCAATTAAAAGACTTCTTTGGCCTCTCTGAAGATTAATTTAAACCTCCTAATTATTTCTAACTcttattaattttgttatatttttaatttttaaaaaatgttttcctgtataaatactttaaatttaattattattattatatttgcagCCAATCGTTGGAAAAATGGTATAATTACTCGGTAGAAAAGTGTATTTTAGCAAATCAACTTCAAGTTGTTCTTAAAATTACTACCGTGAGAAATCATGAGGTTTACCATAGTAATGGGATATTTTTCCTAATTTGATCGGAGAATCCGAATGAAATTCAATTTCATGCAACGTCTGAGTCGagatataaatatatatgtgtatataacTCGATTTCGGTCGAATTCCTCTTGCTCTATTTTGGGCAATTGAGATGGAAGCAACTGCGTGCAATCTACCCTTGTGCGGAATTCATCACTGTTCTTCCAGATTAGTGGAAGCTCAAGCTGGAAGACCCATGTTTGGAGTGGAGCTTCCTCTATCTTTGAAGTCCAGTAGCTCATTTCGTCTTCGTTGGGGAGGTTCTTCGAAGCTGGAGCTGAAATCCAGATCGACGAGTATACGAGTATTGGCTTCGAGCTCGAATTCTGTGTATGAGTCTTCTGCGTCATTGAAAATTGAGAAAGATGATGATGGAGGTCTTGTTTGCCCTCCTGGTTACCGGCCCACACCGGCTAATCGCGAGCTGCGGACTCCTCACAGCGGGTAAGTGTTGTTTAAAGTCTCCATGCAAGAAGGTTCATATCTAGCAATTGCATGGTCGCGGCGGCTTTCATTGAATGTATCTGTGAAACCCCGCCCCCCCCGTTTTGTATCCATGCACTGTTATCATCTGCAATTTAAACACCCGATGATCGACTACAGCAATCAGGCTCCATTTCATGAACTGTTTGTTTATCCTCTGTTTTGGCCGTAAACAGATACCTTTTTTAAGCATGAAATATTCAATTATTAAGCCCGGTAATTATTGGGCGTTCTTGATTTGGTAGATCAACATTTTGAGCTGGTTGAGTAAGATTTATAGGGAGTCTTTAGTCCACTGATTTCATAAGTGAGTTTGCACATTAATCGAGGAATGACCTCACATTGACTGTTTATTGTTTATCAACCGACTCCTTTTaccccttttctttcttttgcacATTTGTTGAGGGATTCCATCTTACAactctattccaaaagaaaacaCCCCCTCAGCTAATTGCCTGATTGCTATTCTTTTGGGGTAAAAGAAACAATATCTTATTCATTGTTGAAGAATGAACTCACAAAGAAAGACCGAAGATTAGCTTCCAACTGCCCATAAAGTCAAGCAAGGttgtaaaaataaagattttaaccaatgttattcatatggaagaaaaaaaggagATTGTTCAGATATGCTTTAGGAGTTCTTTTCCATCCACCTTTCTGTGCTATAGGACTTGAAATTAAAAGGATGACaatcatttattttcttttcatccCTCCTCCTTACAAATGACCTCACATTTATTGTTCATCAGTAATTGAACAAGTTTGAATGTTCCTTTGTTTAAAGGTAGAAGCCATTTTTGCATCTCTAGCATGAATATTGCATTCAACGTTTGACTTGACCAGTTACAATTTCTAGACGAGCATTTGCACTCTTTGTAACCTTGATTTTGTTATGTGATTTGAGCTCAATAATGATTCTCATTTAGAACTTAGCTGCATCAAGCAATTGGTTGACCTCATATAACATGAATCAGGTATCACTTTGATGGGAGTACTAGGAAATTTTTTGAAGGTTGGTACTTCAAGGTATCAATTCCACAGAAGAGGCAGAGTTTCTGCTTCATGTATTCTGTTGAGAACCCCGCATTTCCTAAGAAATTAACAGCAGTAGACATCGCACAACATGGACCTAGATTTACAGGAGTTGGAGCACAGATTCTTGGTGCTTATGACAAATACATATGCCAATACTCTGAAGAGTCTCAAAACTTTTGGGGAAGTAAGTTTTGACACCAAATGTATCTTCTTTTCTCAGTTTCCTTTACAATGCTTCCTTAGTGAgatttgtgtatatatatttttttaaaacataagaTCTCATTTCATGAACTTGTATTTAGGCTTGTTCATCATGCCTTGATTCTCagaattcttttttaaaagactcGTCAACCTCTTTATAGGCTACGGTATAAAGATatcttatttattttaaaagaaaatgggaCTAATGCTGGGTGTTTAATGCATAGGTAGGCATGAACTGAGTCTGGGCAACAGTTTTGCAACTAAAGGAGGGTTTAAGCCTCCAAACAAGGAAGTCGATCCAGAGGTTGACATGCTTTTTTAGATTGTATTGCTTCATTTTATCTGGAGAgttgttcttttctttctctcttatACAAGTTCTATTGATGCATGTATTTCTGTTCTATTTCGAAAAGAAATTGGTCAGATTGGAAGCTCTCCTTGCTTCAACTATTGTTGTTTCTGGCAGAGATTGTAAACGGTTTCTATTGACTTATGGGCAACCCTTTTTCCAGGAGTTCAATAAAAAGGTAgtggaaggttttcaagtgacTCCACTTTGGCATCAAGGATTTATTCGTGATGATGGCAGGTgtgctctctctctcttgtaCACTTATGAAGTGTATGATACCGTGTTGAggattttttgttttcttacttTTTGAGAAACAAAAGATATCATTCAAACAGCACCACTTTTTGGGGTTTTTCTGGCTTCTTTAGATTGAATACAAACTCAAAATACAGTTCAAGAAGGCCTAGAAACTTGAATGGAAAGCAGCCACTCTTGAGGAGTTTTGGGCTCTTGAAAAGAATGAGATGTGAGCTCTTACCATCGTGCCTTACGAGAAGCATAGAGTTGGATGTTGATGAATTTTTTCACCCAACCACACCAAATTATAGTACAAAGCGGTTCAAAGTTCGTCTTATAGTTGATTCACCTAGGCTTATGGATTAAAATAGTTACCTCTGGCTTGGTTTGAAAATTTTACAAATGTATTGAAGCAAGATTACTATACTCAATGTCAAATTGACACCCTAGTCATcaagtaagattattgtgttAATAAGATATTTTGGTATTATTTTTACAAGAAACATGCCGGAGGAAACTATCCAGTTCACCAACATGGGCTCAACTCAACTAGCACCAGTATATACCTTAGGATAAGAGGTCCTGGGTTCAAATCCCCCCACCCCCAAGTTGAATTACAATacctttaaaataaaataaaattatccaGTTCAAGCAAGAGCAACTTCTTTCAAAGAAATTTGTAATGGTATATCTAGAGCTCTTGGATGAAGATATGCAGGTTACTTCCTCTGCGTGGAGAGTTTTACACCATATTTTTTCTAACACACTATACTTTCTCATTAATTCAGAAAGTAGGTCCTTTCTTGTCGGACCCCTCTGATAGAACACTAATATGTGTTTGTATATATTGATATAATTCTCAGGAAATTACAGAAGATAATTGATACTTCAATGCTTAATATCCAGACAAGAACAGTTGAACAATTCTAtgaaaataagaacaaaatgAAATACCGTAAGAACCCTCTGCCTCCTTTCTCTCAAGAATCTTGGCAGCCTAAACCTCACAAAATGAATTCCCCCTTCTTCCCTCATCAACTTCTAATTTATAACTATGTAACTGCTAAATATCTAATTACCCCTATATCCCTATCCTATACTAATATAGGTATCTAACATTTGATAAGACCCCGCATCCCTACACCTTTAGGTTGTGTTCATTTATTTTTGGTTGGATATATGATGCTCTAAGTTTCCCATAAAACTTTAATACACATAcatactatatatataaatatcttCGTGTTTCTGCATTAATACGATGGAATCTGATGCCAAAGTACCTTTATTCATGAAAGTGTTCTCCCTTCAGGTTAATCTATGAACTCTATGCTAAAAGAACTCGTCGACTTTTCaaaaattatcttatttttagaTGTCATGTGTTACGGTATTACCGATCTTTGAATCTTCTTCCTGCTTATATGGAATGGAAGAAGAGCTTTTGAGTTATTCAGTCAAAAGGAGCTTGGGCTTCTGTGACTTTATTGGGAATTGCACGACTTGCTTTTCAAGCAGTTGAGATAAATGTTTTTTGGCACTAAAATAATTGTAACTTGGATTCCATCTTATTATTGGGACACTGTTTGACAGCATTCAATGACAGGACAAACTATTTGGAAACTGTAAAAACTGCTCGTTGGGAATACAGTAGTCGCCCAGTTTATGGCTGGGGAAATGTTGGATCTAAGCAGAAGTCAACAGCTGGCTGGCTTGCAGCCTTTCCAGTATTTGAACCTCATTGGCAAATATGCATGGCAGGCGGGCTATCTACAGGCATGTTCAAACCTATAATCACTTTACCTTGGAAATTTGTGTTTAAACTTCAAGTGTGGcacaatatataaatatatatttagaaCACAAAATTTTCTCTCCTATCACGGtgctatatatacatatatttatagCACAGTGATAGAGGAGATTTTTCTCTAGGAGGGTAGGTGGTTGGGAGATAGATCCCTCCACGCTTTTTCTCTCATTTGGATCATATATTGTTGGCGAGGAACCACTTGGTGGCAGATGTGTTGTCCATTTCTCAGACCTATTCTTCATCCATGTCAGGGTTCCAATGTTCTTTGTTTGATAGGAAAACATTGGATATTTTTGCCCTTATCTTGTCGATTAAGGAATTCTATTGTAGTCTCAGGAGAAGGATGTTCGTATTTGGATCTTTTGTCCTTAGATGGCTTCTCTTGCAATTCTTTGTTTTGCTCTCTGATCAATCCCTCTCTCTCTAGTGGTATCCTTGCCTCATTGTGGAAGTTGAAAATTTCAAAGTAAAGTTTTTTGTGTGGCAGGTTTAAAACCCTTTTCCTAAATTGTTTTAGTTCTGTTTGTGTCTGGGTTACGGCTTCCGTCTCTTCTATTTGtatgtttcatttttttctttttttctccttGTAGCTCTGCTCATCTCCTAAGAAGTACCAGTTGGTGGATTTGTTACTATACATCGTGCtaaaatctttcatttgaatgtataaagtaataaataatgaaaatattttctCATATCGCGCATCTTTCGCTCTAATTATgtatttttttggaaaaaatttAAAGTGAGTTTCACATGTTTTCTGAACTTTTCAATATGAATTGCAGGTTGGATTGAGTGGGAGGATGAAAGGTTCGAGTTCGTAAATGCCCCTTCATACTCTGAGAAGAATTGGGGTGGAGGATTTCCCAGAAAATGGTTTTGGGTAAATATTTTGCTTTGTAAAAGTTCACCACCCCTTCCCCGATTGCAGTACTTGAATTTGGACAAGAAACCTAGGAGAGGTGAATTTTAATGTTAGAGATTCATAAAAGGAGGTCAATAAATTGAACTTTTAGAGATTGAGTTCGTTTGTACTCTCAAAAAGTAAATCAAACACCATCTGTATATTT
This genomic window contains:
- the LOC103488188 gene encoding tocopherol cyclase, chloroplastic codes for the protein MEATACNLPLCGIHHCSSRLVEAQAGRPMFGVELPLSLKSSSSFRLRWGGSSKLELKSRSTSIRVLASSSNSVYESSASLKIEKDDDGGLVCPPGYRPTPANRELRTPHSGYHFDGSTRKFFEGWYFKVSIPQKRQSFCFMYSVENPAFPKKLTAVDIAQHGPRFTGVGAQILGAYDKYICQYSEESQNFWGSRHELSLGNSFATKGGFKPPNKEVDPEEFNKKVVEGFQVTPLWHQGFIRDDGRTNYLETVKTARWEYSSRPVYGWGNVGSKQKSTAGWLAAFPVFEPHWQICMAGGLSTGWIEWEDERFEFVNAPSYSEKNWGGGFPRKWFWVQCNVFEGARGEVALTAGGGLRQLPGLTETFENAALVGVHYDGIFYEFVPWNGTVNWEISTWGYWYIAAENETHKVELEGKTDVPGSPLRAPTSECGLDTACKDTCFGTLKLQIWERRFDGSKGKIVLDVTSNMAALEVGGGPWFNTWKGETTTPEILKRALTTPIDVDRAFNLLPLFKPPGL